A window from candidate division WOR-3 bacterium encodes these proteins:
- a CDS encoding BCAM0308 family protein, translating to MLRGKRGIRGGLKPHLEDPYLTRKSYKEPTVCPRCGLVYRYRRWQKMPGFDPKEAVERHKCPACRKEEDHYVMGIVYISGDFFRLRRQEMVNMLMNEEKKILNHNPLDRIMGILDEDKGIRVETTSENLAIHFGRTLYHAYGGDVEYKFSDEQKLARVFWHREKKEER from the coding sequence GTGCTTAGGGGTAAAAGAGGTATTAGAGGGGGGCTCAAGCCCCATCTGGAGGATCCCTACCTTACAAGAAAGAGCTACAAGGAGCCGACCGTGTGTCCGCGTTGCGGATTGGTTTACCGATACAGACGCTGGCAGAAAATGCCTGGTTTTGATCCGAAGGAAGCGGTGGAACGGCACAAATGCCCTGCGTGTCGGAAAGAGGAGGATCATTACGTGATGGGGATCGTTTACATATCGGGCGATTTTTTCAGACTGCGGCGTCAGGAAATGGTCAATATGCTCATGAATGAGGAGAAGAAGATTTTGAACCATAATCCGCTCGACAGGATCATGGGTATTCTGGATGAGGATAAGGGCATAAGGGTAGAGACAACCTCGGAGAATTTGGCAATACACTTTGGGCGCACGCTTTATCACGCCTATGGCGGGGATGTTGAATATAAATTTTCTGACGAGCAGAAATTGGCAAGGGTTTTTTGGCATAGAGAAAAAAAGGAGGAAAGATGA
- the groES gene encoding co-chaperone GroES yields MKIKPLYDHILVERIEEEVKKGGIIIPDTAKEKPQQGKVIAVGGGRRDEKGNRIPLEVKKGDTILFGKYAGNEIRIDDNEYLIIREDDILGIIEKTK; encoded by the coding sequence ATGAAAATCAAACCACTTTATGACCACATTCTTGTTGAACGAATAGAGGAGGAAGTGAAGAAGGGTGGTATCATAATACCGGATACTGCGAAAGAAAAGCCTCAGCAGGGTAAGGTGATTGCGGTAGGTGGTGGACGTAGAGATGAAAAGGGAAATCGAATTCCGCTTGAGGTCAAGAAAGGTGATACCATACTTTTCGGTAAGTATGCTGGAAACGAAATAAGAATAGATGATAATGAATATCTAATTATCCGCGAGGATGATATTTTAGGTATAATTGAGAAAACGAAATAA
- the groL gene encoding chaperonin GroEL (60 kDa chaperone family; promotes refolding of misfolded polypeptides especially under stressful conditions; forms two stacked rings of heptamers to form a barrel-shaped 14mer; ends can be capped by GroES; misfolded proteins enter the barrel where they are refolded when GroES binds), protein MAAKEIKFSEDARRSILRGVKMLSDAVKVTLGPKGRNVILEKKFGAPTITKDGVTVAKEIDLEDRFENMGAQMVKEVASKTSDVAGDGTTTATILAEAIYREGLKTVTAGANSMEVKKGIDKAVESVVAGLKKLSTPIKGSTDIAQVAAISANNDETIGKLIADAMEKVGKDGVITVEEAKGMDTTLDVVEGMQFDRGYLSPYFITNPERMEAVLEDAYILLYEKKISAMKDLVPLLEKVAQKGRPIVIISEEVEGEALATLVVNKIRGTLSCAAVKAPGYGDRRRAMLEDIGVLTGGKLISEDIGIKLENVQISDLGRAKRITIDKENTTIVEGAGKKDDIQARIGQIKNEIEETTSDYDKEKLQERLAKMAGGVAVLNVGAATEVAMKEKKARVEDALHATRAAVEEGIVPGGGVAFIRSLPDLEKMKLPGDQQIGIEIVRRALEEPTRQLAANAGKEGSVIVEHVKKEKVNVGYNVMSEKLEDMVEAGIIDPTKVSRTALQNAASIASLLVTTEAVVVEKPEEEKTPMTPPGGYGGEY, encoded by the coding sequence ATGGCAGCCAAAGAGATTAAATTTAGCGAAGATGCGAGACGGTCGATACTCAGGGGTGTCAAAATGCTCTCAGATGCGGTGAAGGTAACGCTTGGTCCCAAGGGCAGAAATGTGATTCTGGAAAAGAAATTCGGCGCGCCCACGATCACCAAGGACGGCGTTACGGTCGCAAAAGAGATCGACCTCGAGGATAGATTCGAGAACATGGGTGCTCAGATGGTTAAGGAAGTAGCATCCAAGACTTCGGACGTTGCCGGTGATGGAACGACGACCGCCACGATACTTGCTGAAGCCATTTATCGTGAAGGTCTTAAGACCGTGACGGCAGGCGCTAATTCAATGGAAGTCAAAAAGGGTATTGACAAAGCCGTGGAGAGTGTCGTTGCCGGTTTGAAGAAGTTGTCGACGCCGATCAAGGGGTCGACCGATATTGCTCAGGTCGCTGCGATATCAGCTAACAATGATGAGACGATCGGTAAGTTGATCGCAGATGCAATGGAAAAAGTCGGTAAAGACGGTGTGATTACGGTGGAAGAAGCAAAGGGTATGGACACAACACTCGACGTCGTCGAAGGAATGCAATTTGACCGTGGTTATCTGTCACCTTACTTCATCACCAATCCCGAACGCATGGAAGCGGTCCTGGAAGACGCTTACATTCTTCTATACGAGAAGAAGATCAGCGCGATGAAGGACCTGGTACCATTGCTGGAGAAGGTGGCACAGAAAGGCAGACCCATTGTCATCATCAGCGAGGAAGTTGAGGGCGAGGCTTTGGCAACGCTCGTAGTCAATAAGATTCGCGGAACACTATCCTGCGCGGCAGTCAAAGCACCGGGGTACGGCGATCGTCGCAGGGCGATGCTCGAGGACATCGGAGTACTCACTGGCGGTAAGTTGATTTCCGAGGATATCGGCATCAAACTCGAGAACGTGCAGATATCTGACCTCGGTCGTGCAAAACGTATCACAATCGACAAGGAAAATACTACGATAGTCGAAGGCGCTGGGAAGAAGGATGATATACAGGCACGCATCGGACAGATAAAGAACGAGATCGAGGAAACGACATCAGACTATGACAAGGAAAAACTGCAGGAACGTCTTGCAAAGATGGCCGGTGGGGTTGCGGTTCTGAACGTCGGCGCAGCAACCGAAGTTGCAATGAAAGAGAAGAAAGCTCGCGTGGAAGACGCCCTGCACGCAACAAGAGCGGCAGTAGAAGAAGGTATCGTACCAGGCGGCGGAGTTGCCTTTATTCGCTCCCTGCCCGACCTCGAAAAGATGAAGCTCCCCGGAGATCAGCAGATCGGCATCGAGATAGTCCGGCGCGCTCTGGAAGAACCGACCCGGCAACTTGCCGCCAATGCCGGTAAGGAAGGTTCGGTCATTGTCGAGCACGTGAAGAAAGAGAAGGTCAACGTGGGGTACAATGTGATGAGCGAGAAACTCGAGGATATGGTAGAGGCGGGCATAATTGATCCTACCAAGGTCAGCCGTACCGCGCTCCAGAATGCGGCGAGTATTGCGTCACTGTTGGTGACGACTGAGGCCGTTGTGGTTGAGAAACCAGAAGAAGAAAAAACGCCGATGACGCCGCCGGGCGGATATGGTGGTGAATATTAG
- a CDS encoding zinc ribbon domain-containing protein, protein MPTYEYECNDCRYRFEEFQKITDKPLTRCPKCSGKVRRLISGGAGLIFKGNGFYVTDYKRSHLPERKERKGTQLKEPDAKPKPPANVPKESKD, encoded by the coding sequence ATGCCTACATACGAGTACGAATGTAATGATTGTAGATATCGATTCGAAGAATTCCAGAAGATCACCGATAAGCCGCTGACCCGATGTCCTAAATGCAGCGGTAAAGTCAGACGGTTGATTAGTGGTGGTGCAGGTTTGATATTCAAAGGTAACGGATTTTACGTCACAGACTACAAGCGTTCGCATCTGCCGGAAAGGAAGGAAAGAAAGGGTACCCAACTCAAAGAACCCGATGCAAAGCCCAAACCACCTGCAAATGTCCCTAAAGAATCAAAAGACTGA
- a CDS encoding DUF2905 domain-containing protein, whose protein sequence is MHNPARFLLILGLVFISIGCIFLLFPKLSMFRLPGDIMLKKDNVVFIFPIATGILLSIILTVILNLLQRK, encoded by the coding sequence GTGCATAACCCCGCAAGATTTTTACTTATCCTTGGTCTGGTTTTCATCTCTATTGGATGCATCTTTTTGCTGTTCCCGAAACTTTCTATGTTCAGGCTGCCCGGGGACATTATGTTGAAGAAAGATAATGTGGTTTTTATTTTTCCGATCGCCACAGGAATACTCTTATCCATTATCCTGACCGTAATCCTCAATCTTTTGCAGCGCAAATAA